The following proteins come from a genomic window of Nodularia sp. LEGE 06071:
- a CDS encoding chloride channel protein — protein MTLLPPSELRKVTEQPIFPNPSTRLTQLINRFQLSPETVVLFLALLIGGGTGMGVVTFHYLIELIHHLMRAKFMGAISVWGNWTFACVPILGGLIVGLMRWYAQDFGPGLSSMIAASQGTELKQQLRPVTKMLAASVSLGSGASLGTEGPSVEIGANFGMLLSVILKVSQERQRLLLGAGAAAGLAAGFNAPIAGVFFALEVVMGATSFATSAVSVVLLAAVVAALIAQIGLGAQPAFDLPVYQVRSLLELPLYLGLGLGASLVSLTYTGTVRLAKAAFAGLIPGFGLLGRIPKPIHPLIGGLILGTVALQFPQILGIGYETVEAMLQDVEFSPHLLVVLLVLKLLMTAISTSSGFVGGLFAPAMFLGASFGSAYAKIVTLLFPAVGEVMAAPPAYAMVGMAAVLAASVRAPLTAILMLFELTRDYRIVLPLMAAVGLSVWVIEQFKPNLNSNSNLQQIGLSELKDEQAEIVQQILVEDAMVIYPKKLPATLGVLEAALEMIRDRCRSALVIDQADQLVGILSLEDINRVLRLPQNYSSSTNEIPSNFANQTLIDICTTEIIYAWRDELLSEALDRMSLRGLHQLPVVARDNSEYILGLLEREQVTLICSLTVTHKAVQQYLAATVKQF, from the coding sequence ATGACTCTCTTGCCTCCCAGCGAACTGAGGAAGGTAACGGAACAACCTATATTTCCTAACCCTTCTACTCGTTTAACACAACTGATTAACCGTTTTCAACTATCTCCAGAAACTGTTGTACTATTTTTAGCCCTGCTCATTGGCGGTGGTACAGGTATGGGCGTAGTCACATTTCACTACTTAATTGAGCTGATTCATCACCTGATGCGAGCAAAATTCATGGGTGCAATTAGTGTCTGGGGTAACTGGACTTTTGCCTGTGTTCCCATTTTGGGTGGGTTAATTGTGGGATTGATGCGTTGGTATGCTCAAGACTTTGGCCCCGGACTTTCATCAATGATTGCTGCCTCTCAGGGAACAGAACTCAAGCAACAATTACGGCCAGTCACGAAAATGTTAGCTGCATCTGTTTCCTTGGGAAGTGGTGCTTCCTTGGGGACTGAAGGGCCAAGTGTAGAAATTGGGGCAAATTTTGGGATGCTGTTGTCTGTGATTCTCAAAGTGTCTCAAGAGCGACAACGGTTACTTTTAGGTGCTGGTGCGGCGGCTGGATTAGCAGCTGGATTTAACGCGCCCATCGCTGGAGTATTTTTTGCTTTAGAAGTGGTGATGGGAGCAACATCTTTTGCCACTTCTGCTGTCAGTGTAGTCCTGCTAGCCGCAGTCGTAGCAGCATTAATTGCTCAAATTGGCTTGGGCGCACAACCTGCTTTTGACTTACCTGTTTATCAAGTCCGCAGTCTTTTGGAATTACCGCTTTATCTGGGGTTAGGTTTAGGAGCCAGTTTAGTTTCTTTGACTTATACAGGAACTGTTCGTTTAGCAAAAGCCGCCTTTGCTGGGTTAATTCCAGGTTTTGGCTTGTTAGGACGCATCCCTAAACCGATACATCCCTTGATTGGCGGCCTCATCCTCGGCACAGTCGCTTTACAATTTCCCCAAATTTTAGGCATCGGTTATGAAACTGTGGAAGCCATGCTTCAGGATGTCGAGTTTTCTCCGCATCTATTGGTTGTATTGTTAGTACTTAAATTATTAATGACGGCAATCAGTACGAGTAGTGGCTTCGTGGGTGGTTTATTTGCACCAGCGATGTTTCTGGGTGCTTCTTTTGGATCTGCTTACGCTAAAATAGTCACTCTGCTATTTCCGGCAGTTGGTGAGGTGATGGCGGCTCCTCCAGCCTATGCAATGGTGGGGATGGCAGCAGTTTTGGCGGCGAGTGTCAGAGCGCCATTAACAGCTATTTTGATGTTATTTGAATTAACCCGTGACTACCGCATTGTTTTACCTTTAATGGCAGCAGTCGGTTTAAGTGTGTGGGTCATAGAACAGTTTAAGCCAAATTTAAACTCTAATTCTAATCTCCAACAAATTGGTCTTTCTGAGTTGAAAGACGAGCAGGCGGAAATTGTCCAGCAAATTTTGGTAGAAGATGCTATGGTAATTTACCCGAAAAAGTTACCTGCAACTTTGGGAGTGTTAGAGGCAGCTCTTGAAATGATTCGCGATCGCTGTCGGAGTGCTTTAGTAATTGATCAAGCAGACCAATTAGTTGGTATCCTATCTCTAGAAGACATTAATCGTGTTCTTCGTCTACCGCAAAATTACTCGTCTTCTACCAATGAAATTCCCAGTAATTTCGCGAATCAAACTCTGATTGATATTTGTACCACTGAAATTATCTATGCTTGGCGGGATGAACTTTTGTCTGAAGCTTTAGATCGGATGTCCCTTCGAGGTTTGCACCAGTTACCTGTGGTAGCACGAGATAATTCTGAGTACATTTTAGGCTTACTAGAACGCGAGCAAGTGACATTAATATGCAGCTTGACAGTAACGCACAAGGCAGTTCAGCAATATTTAGCAGCAACAGTCAAACAATTTTAG
- a CDS encoding ArnT family glycosyltransferase, with the protein MPEGSFIWGYLEQQHRPVNKWIDWLWLMVLLFAAVLLFSINLGGVPLRDGDEGTVAQVAREIWNAPAGSMRWLYPTLGGEPYHHKPPLIHWLIAGAYSLGGVNEWTSRLPSSMLTAISVPLLYSIGREIFRQRWAAIYSALIYLTMLPVVRHGRLAILDGAVVSFLMIMMLCVLRSRRDLRYCLGIGIGLGLICLTQGLLGILLGAIAIVFLFWDTPRLLTSYYFWIGIFIGILPVAAWYSAQLLHYGDSFAQVGLVNQSLSKIGTAIERNSAPPWYYVMEILTWTWPWLIFLPQTVRLIWENRNLSWAKLLLVWSLVYLLIISFMSIKLPWYLFPIYPSLALAFGAQLAEIEHLPITSSYPRIWVGGLSILAVVASAGSIYFSSGTIQKTDLQLIFAAVALTMTLAAILAERGNGQFLKILLWGSYISLLLLMRSNYWVWELKEAYPVKPVAAMIMQADPQVKKIYTSFAYHRSSLDFYSASSGKLRYRTIIPASVSELQYHWHYTGQPYFLINADVIKELQLQSIKQIDQAGDWILITKEPSRL; encoded by the coding sequence ATGCCAGAAGGAAGTTTTATTTGGGGCTATCTAGAACAACAGCATCGCCCGGTGAATAAATGGATTGATTGGTTATGGCTAATGGTATTACTGTTCGCCGCAGTCTTACTGTTTAGTATCAATCTGGGGGGAGTACCTCTGCGAGATGGGGATGAAGGTACTGTGGCGCAGGTTGCTAGGGAAATTTGGAATGCTCCCGCAGGTTCCATGCGATGGCTTTACCCCACCCTCGGCGGTGAACCGTATCATCACAAACCACCTTTAATCCATTGGCTGATTGCTGGGGCTTATTCTTTGGGAGGCGTGAATGAATGGACAAGCCGCTTACCTAGCTCAATGTTGACTGCAATTTCCGTACCATTGCTGTATTCTATTGGTCGAGAGATATTTCGTCAACGTTGGGCAGCTATTTATAGTGCTTTGATTTATCTGACAATGCTACCGGTGGTGCGTCATGGCAGATTAGCGATTTTAGATGGCGCAGTGGTGAGCTTTTTAATGATCATGATGTTGTGCGTGTTGCGATCGCGCCGGGATTTACGTTACTGTCTCGGTATTGGCATTGGCTTGGGGTTGATTTGTTTAACTCAGGGGCTATTAGGTATATTATTAGGTGCGATCGCCATTGTCTTTTTGTTTTGGGATACACCCAGATTGCTCACCAGTTACTATTTCTGGATAGGCATCTTCATTGGCATTTTACCTGTAGCTGCTTGGTATAGCGCCCAACTGCTGCACTACGGTGACAGCTTTGCTCAAGTTGGCCTTGTCAATCAATCCTTAAGCAAAATCGGCACAGCCATTGAGAGAAATTCTGCACCACCTTGGTACTATGTCATGGAAATTCTCACATGGACATGGCCTTGGTTGATTTTTTTACCCCAAACTGTACGCTTAATTTGGGAAAATCGCAACCTTAGCTGGGCGAAACTCTTGCTGGTATGGAGTCTCGTCTATTTACTAATTATCTCCTTCATGAGTATCAAACTACCTTGGTACTTGTTCCCAATTTACCCTAGTTTAGCCTTAGCTTTTGGCGCTCAGTTAGCAGAAATAGAACATCTGCCCATCACCTCATCCTATCCCCGTATTTGGGTAGGTGGTTTGTCAATACTGGCTGTAGTAGCTTCTGCTGGTAGCATTTACTTCAGTAGTGGGACAATACAGAAAACCGACTTACAGCTGATTTTTGCGGCTGTAGCTTTGACTATGACTTTAGCCGCTATTTTAGCAGAACGAGGTAATGGGCAATTCTTGAAGATTTTACTTTGGGGAAGTTATATTTCTCTGTTGCTATTAATGAGATCAAACTACTGGGTTTGGGAATTAAAAGAGGCTTATCCAGTCAAACCAGTGGCTGCGATGATCATGCAAGCAGACCCACAAGTCAAGAAAATTTATACATCTTTTGCTTACCATAGAAGCTCATTAGATTTTTATAGCGCTTCCTCCGGAAAGCTACGCTATCGCACCATTATTCCCGCTTCTGTCAGCGAACTGCAATATCATTGGCACTACACTGGACAACCATACTTCTTAATCAATGCAGATGTGATCAAAGAACTCCAACTTCAATCAATCAAGCAGATTGATCAAGCTGGAGATTGGATATTAATCACCAAAGAACCCAGTCGATTGTAA